A window of the Vespa velutina chromosome 7, iVesVel2.1, whole genome shotgun sequence genome harbors these coding sequences:
- the LOC124950684 gene encoding troponin C-like, whose protein sequence is MDEEQVQMLRRAFSMFDSTKSGRIEKEKVRTILNTLGHTFDDHELEVLLKQEDEDGSGKLDFDSFYRVATHFQEEDDEALQKELKEAFRLYDKEGNGYIPTSSLREILAALDDQITPDQMDGMIAEIDTDGSGTVDFDEFMEMMTGD, encoded by the exons atg GACGAGGAACAAGTACAAA TGCTCAGGAGAGCTTTCTCCATGTTTGACTCCACTAAATCCGGAAGgatcgaaaaggaaaaggtcAGAACGATTCTCAATACATTAGGACACACATTTGACGACCATGAACTCGAAGTATTACTGAAACAGGAAGACGAAGACG gaaGCGGTAAACTGGATTTTGATTCGTTTTACCGAGTGGCAACGCATTTTCAAGAAGAGGACGACGAGGCGCTTCAAAAGGAACTCAAAGAAGCTTTCCGTTTATACGACAAAGAAGGAAATGGTTATATACCGACCAGCTCACTTCGTGAAATCTTGGCAGCATTGGACGATCAAATAACGCCTGATCAAATGGACGGCATGATCGCTGAAATTGACACCGACGGTTCCGGTACCGTTGATTTTGACG AATTCATGGAAATGATGACCGGTGACTGA